Part of the Pseudomonas chlororaphis genome, GGACTCGAACCCGCGACCCCCGGCGTGACAGGCCGGTATTCTAACCGACTGAACTACCGCTGCGCGTAACATTGAAAGTTGGTGGGTGATGACGGGATCGAACCGCCGACATTCTGCTTGTAAGGCAGACGCTCTCCCGGCTGAGCTAATCACCCTGCACTTTCGATGCGGGGCGCATTCTCTCACAGTTTTTTGTAACGTGCTGATTTAATTGCAAAATTCAGCAAAAAAACTGAAGAACACGCACCGCGCAAACCACAGACAGCAAAAAGCCCGCGTTAGCGGGCTTTTCGGGGTGACCTGGCGTTCAGTGTTCCAGGTAACCAAATATGGCGCAGCGGACGGGACTCGAACCCGCGACCCCCGGCGTGACAGGCCGGTATTCTAACCGACTGAACTACCGCTGCGCGTAACACTTGAAACGAATGGTGGGTGATGACGGGATCGAACCGCCGACATTCTGCTTGTAAGGCAGACGCTCTCCCGGCTGAGCTAATCACCCTTCGCTTTCGGTGTGGCGCGCATTCTACGGAGCACTCTTCAAGCTGGCAAGCACTTTTTAAATTAATTTTTTCAGGCCTTCCAAAGGCTTAGCGAAGGGTTGGCCTATGGCGCCGCGCAGAGAATAATGCCCCCCTTTGTATAAAGGAGAGACTCACCCCATGTGGTTCAAGAACCTGCTTATCTATCGCCTGACCCAAGATCTGCCTGTTGATGCCGAGGCGTTGGAAACTGCACTGGCCAGCAAACTGGCGCGTCCATGTGCAAGCCAGGAGTTGACCACGTACGGTTTCGTCGCGCCGTTTGGCAAAGGCGAAGACGCGCGGCTGGTGCATGTCAGCCAGGACTTCCTGCTGATTGCCGCTCGCAAGGAAGAACGCATTCTGCCGGGCAGCGTCGTACGCGATGCCCTGAAGGAAAAGGTCGAGGAAATCGAGGCCGAGCAAATGCGCAAGGTCTATAAGAAGGAGCGTGACCAACTCAAGGATGAAATCATCCAGGCGTTCCTGCCCCGTGCCTTCATTCGCCGCTCGTCCACCTTCGCCGCCATCGCGCCGAAGCAAGGGCTGATCTTGGTGAACTCCGCCAGCCCCAAGCGCGCCGAAGACCTGCTGTCGACCCTGCGTGAAGTCATCGGCACCCTGCCCGTGCGCCCGCTGACGGTCAAAATGGCCCCGACCGCCATCATGACCGACTGGGTCAAGACCCAGAAAGCCGCCGACGATTTCTTCGTGCTGGACGAATGCGAACTGCGTGACACCCACGAAGACGGCGGGATCGTGCGTTGCAAGCGCCAGGACCTGACCAGCGACGAGATCCAGTTGCACCTGAACACCGGCAAGGTGGTCACGCAACTGTCCCTGGCCTGGCAGGACAAACTGTCCTTCGTGCTCGACGACAAGATGGTGGTCAAGCGCCTGAAGTTCGAAGACCTGTTGCAGGACCAGGCCGAGCAGGATGGCGGCGACGAAGCCCTCGGCCAATTGGACGCCAGCTTCACGCTGATGATGTTGACCTTTGGCGAGTTCCTGCCGGCGTTGGTCGAGGCGCTGGGCGGGGAAGAGATTCCGCAGGGGATCTGACGGCTGATGACTTCTAGTGTGGGAGCGGGCTTGCTCGCGAAGGCGGTGTGTCAGACAGCAATTTCTCAGCTGACACACCGCCTTCGCGAGCAAGCCCGCTCCCACAATGGTTTCGTGTAATCCATAATAACAAGGATCTGGCCATGCGCGCATTGGCAGCATTGAGCCGCTTCGTCGGCAATACCTTCGCTTATTGGGTACTGATTTTCGCGGTGGTGGCGTTCCTGCTACCGGCCTGGTTCATCGACCTGAAAGGCGCCATCGTGCCGCTGCTGGGGCTGGTGATGTTCGGCATGGGCCTGACCCTCAAACTCGAAGACTTCGCCGAGGTCGCCCGTCATCCCTGGCGCGTGGCCCTGGGCGTGGTGGCGCATTTCGTGATCATGCCCGGCGTGGCGTGGTTGCTCTGCCAGGTGTTCCACCTGCCGCCGGAAATCGCCGTCGGCGTCATCCTGGTGGGGTGCTGCCCGAGCGGCACCTCGTCCAATGTCATGACCTGGCTGGCCCGTGGCGACCTGGCCCTGTCGGTCGCCATCGCCGCCGTCACCACCCTGCTCGCGCCGCTGCTGACGCCGGCACTGATCTGGCTGCTGGCTTCGGCCTGGCTGCCGGTGTCGTTCATGGAGCTGTTCTGGTCGATCCTGCAAGTGGTGTTGCTGCCGATCGTCCTGGGCGTGGTCGCACAACGCCTGCTGGGGGACAAGGTTCGCCACGCGGTGGAAGTGTTGCCCCTGGTGTCGGTGGTGAGCATCGTCATCATCGTCACTGCGGTCGTTGCCGCCAGCCAGGCGAAAATAGCCGAATCGGGCCTGCTGATCATGGCGGTGGTGATGCTGCACAACAGCTTCGGCTTCCTGCTGGGCTATTTCACCGGCCACCTGTTCAAGCTACCGCTGGCCCAGCGTAAATCCCTGGCGCTGGAAGTGGGCATGCAGAACTCCGGGTTGGGAGCAGCCCTGGCCAGCGCGCATTTTTCGCCGTTAGCGGCGGTGCCCAGTGCGTTGTTCAGCGTCTGGCACAACATCTCCGGGGCCTTGCTCTCCACTTATTTCCGGCGCATGAGCGAAAAGCAGGACCGCGAGGCGCTCGCCGCGAAGCAGGCGGTGGATTGAACGCAGGCTTGATCGAGTGCTCGAGAATGGGCACTCTACCCCTTGAGCGCGGGGACGACCCCGCCACTTGAATCGTCCGTCGATCAAGTCTCAATCCGGGGACGACCCCATCTTCGATGGAGGTTTGCGATGTCCTGGATCATTCTGTTTTTTGCCGGCCTGGCCGAAGTTGGCTGGGCGGTCGGCCTGAAGTACACCGACGGTTTCAGCCGCCCGCTCCCCACTGCACTGACGATTGCCGCCATGGTGATCAGCCTCGGCCTGCTCGGCCTGGCCATGAAGGAATTGCCCCTGGGCACGGCCTATGCGATCTGGACCGGGGTCGGCGCCGTGGGCACGGTCATCGCCGGGATCATTCTGTTTGGTGAGTCGATGGCGCTGGTTCGGTTGGCCAGCGTGGCGCTAATCGTGGCGGGGCTGATCGGGCTGAAGGTCAGCGCATAATCGTTGAGGGAGCGAGCTTGCTCGCGAACGCGGTGTATCAGTTAACCATTATGTCGACTGATACATCGCTATCGCGAGCAAGCTCGCTCCCACAGGAGCTCTGTGCTACCTGACACTCCCGCGCAACTCGCCTACCAACGCCTGCAACTTGGCCGGCTCCGCCAGCTCCACCGCCACTGCCGGCCCTGCCACCAGGGTCACACGCGACCACAACCGGCGAAACAGCCCCTTGGCCGGGTCACGACTGAAGAAGCTGCCCCACAGGCCCTGCAATGCCAGCGGAATCACCGGCACCGGGGTTTCCTGGAGAATGCGGGTCAGGCCGCTCTTGAACTCATTGATCTCACCATCGGCGGTCAGTTTGCCTTCCGGGAAGATGCACACCAATTCGCCCTCCGCGAGGTACTGGGCGATGCGCTTGAAGGCCTTTTCGTAGATGTGGATGTCTTCCTGGCGCCCGGCAATCGGAATCGTCCCGGCCGTGCGGAAGATGAAGTTCAGCACCGGCAGGTTGTAGATCTTGTAGTACATCACGAAGCGAATCGGCCGACGCACCGCGCCGCCAATCAGCAAGGCATCGACGAACGACACGTGGTTGCAGACCAGCAACGCCGCGCCTTCATCGGGAATCGCGTCCAGGTTGCGATGCTCCACGCGGTACATCGAATGGCTCAGCAGCCAGATCATGAAGCGCATGCTGAACTCGGGCACGATTTTGAAGATGTAGGCGTTTACGCCGACGTTGAGCAGCGACACCACCAGGAACAGCTGCGGGATCGACAGCTTGGCGACGCTCAGCAACACGATGGACACGATGGCCGACACCACCATGAACAAGGCATTGAGAATGTTGTTGGCGGCGATCACCCGGGCCCGCTCGTTTTCGGCGGTGCGGGACTGGATCAGCGCGTACAACGGCACGATGTAGAAGCCACCGAAGACACCGAGGCCGAGGATGTCGATCAGCACCAGCCAGGCATGACCGAAGCCGAGCACCTCGAGCCAGCCATGCCCCTGGACGCTGTCGGGAATCCCGCCGGAGTGCCACCACAGCAACAGCCCGAACACCGTCAACCCGAACGAACCGAACGGCACCAGGCCGATCTCGACCTTGCGCCCGGAGAGCCGCTCACAGAGCATCGACCCCAGCGCGATCCCCACCGAGAACACCGTCAGGATCAGGGTGACCACGGTTTCATCACCGTGCATCCACTCTTTGGCGTAGGCCGGGATTTGCGTCAGGTAGATCGCCCCGACGAACCAAAACCACGAGTTGCCGACAATCGAACGGGACACCGCCGGGGTTTGCCCCAGGCCCAGTTTCAGGGTGGCCCAGGATTGGCTGAAGATGTTCCAGTTCAGGCGCATCTGCGGCGAGGCCGCCGCCGCGCGCGGGATGCTGCGGCTGGCCAGGTAGCCGAGCACGGCGATGCCGACGATGGCGCTCGACACCACCGGCGCGTAATGCGCCGAGGACATCATGATCCCCGCGCCGATGGTGCCGGCGAGGATCGCCAGGAAGGTGCCCATTTCCACCAGGCCATTGCCGCCGACCAGCTCATCCTCACGCAAGGCTTGCGGCAGGATCGAATATTTCACCGGGCCGAACAGCGCCGAATGGGTGCCCATGGCGAACAGCGCCACCAGCATCAGCGACAGGTGATCGAACAGAAAACCCACCGCGCCGACCGCCATGATGACGATCTCGCCCAGCTTGATCAGGCGGATCAACGCATCCTTGGCGAATTTTTCCCCAAACTGCCCAGCCAGAGCCGAGAACAGGAAGAACGGCAGGATGAACAGCAACGCACACAGGTTGACCCAAATCGAACGGTCGCCCTCGATGGTCAGCCGATAAAGGATCGCGAGAATCAGCGACTGCTTGAACACGTTGTCGTTGAACGCACCCAGGGACTGGGTGATGAAGAACGGCAGGAAACGCCGCGTGCGTAGCAAGGTGAACTGCGAGGGGTGACTCATCTTCCGTGTTCCTGAGTGGCCTGGACGCTTATTGGAATAACGTTTTTCGATCCAGGCCACACATTACCCCACGCCATGCATGGCTTGGAGAGGCGCGGCGATTATTTTGCCAATCCGGCAATGCACGGTGACACAAACAGCTCGCCGTGCCAGGCCCCCATCACCGTGCGCCGGCCGACAATCAGCCACATCAGCGCCAGCAACACCACCAGCACGCTGCCGAACACGTCGAAGAAACCCAACCCCAACAGGTCCGCCAGTTTCAGGGTGGTCAGCGCATACACCCCCAAGGGAAAGGTAAAGCCCCACCAACCGAGATTGAACGGGATGCCCTCACGCAGGTATCGCGCGGTGATCAGCAGGGCCATCAACATCCACCAGAACCCCAGCCCCCACAGGGTGATGCCCGCCACCAAACCGAGTCCGGCGGCGATTTCACCCACGCCTGGCAGGCCATTGGCAGCGAAGATCAACGGAGCCTCGCCACCCAGCAGCAACATGCCCAGGGCACCGGTGCCGATTGGGCCAAGGGCCAGCCAGCTCGACGCCGCCATGTTTTCGTGAGGCAGTTTGTGCAAGGCCATGCGCAGTAGCAGGATCGTCAGGATGCTGAACGCCACCGGCAGGGAAAAGGCCCAGAGCACGTAGCTGGTGATCAACATGATCAGTTGCGCGTGGGCGTCGGCCAAGTGCGGCGCCAACAGCCCGCCGCTGGCGGCGGCGACTTCAGCGGCCACCACCGGCAGCAGCCATACCGCGGTCATCTGGTCGATCCGGTGTTCCTGGCGAGTGAACATCAGGAAGGGAATCAGCACACCGCAGGCCAGGGACATGGCTACGTCAACCCACCACAGCGCTTGCGCCAACGGCACCACGGCGTCACCCCAGCGTGGCAGCCCGAACACCAGCAAGCCGTTGATGAGGGTCGCCAGCCCCATGGGAATGGTACCGAAGAACATCGAGACCGTTGAGTGGCCGAAAATCCTTCGCGCTTCATCGAAGAACAACCACCAACGGGCCGCATACAGCCCGGCGAACAGGATGAACAGCAGCGTATTGAACACCCACAACCCTTCACCCACCACACGCAAGGCCGGCACGCTCCCCGGCCATTGCGCCAAGGCCAGCGCCAGCACGCCGGTGCCCATGGTGACGGCGAACCAGTTGGGGGTGAATTGGCGAATGGCTTCCAGTGGCCTGGGCAAATGGCTCAGGGGACGCAAGCGGGTCTTGGCGGCACAGCATGGCATGGCAGAACTCCTGTCCTCGGTTGAGGTGAGGCCATGCTATAGCCGACTCGAATATCTATATAACGGGTAATTTCTCTATCTGTTATCGATTTTGCAAATACCTTCATGCCTCCGGTCCACCTTGCCCTACGACTCAAGTGACCCAGACAAACCATTTGTTTGAGAACACCGGATCCCCTCTGTGATAAAGCGACTTGGCGCTGAAAACGTAGGGGCCTTTGTCAGCGGTTATCGAGAAACGCCAAGTACCGGAGGCTCGATCGGCTGTTGCCTGGCCGAGACTAGTCATACCCGCGCCCTCGCCGTCATAGATCTCAACTGTATGTCCCTTGCTCGCCTGACCCGATAACGTCAATGCAGCCCTGCTGCTGTCGCCGCCAGGTGGAATATCGTTGCCCAAGTCGTCCTGAACACTGTCTATGGTCGGTGTAACCAGCTCCACGATCGTAAGCAGGCGCACGTTCGTGAATACAGGGTCACCGCTGTGATAGAGCGATTTAGCGTAGATACTATGGGAGCCTTTCCCCATCGTGAGGTTGCCAATCCAATAACCGGTTTCAGGATGAGCTCTCGCGAAGCCCCTGGAAACCGGAAGTCCGATACCAGTAATGCTCAAGAGCTCGATTGTCTGGTCCCTGCTTGCCGAACCATATAAGTACAGATAGGTACTGGTGGTGTAACCGCGGTGCTCCACTGTTTGATGATCTCTGTCTTGAATATCTCTGAGGGTCGGATCGATAAGTGGCACGACCGTCAGGTTGCGTACGTTCGAATAGACCGTGCCGCTGTGATAGCGCGACTTGGCGTAGAGCCGACAGGCTCCCAACCCGACGGTGATATCGCGGCTCCAGAGACCGGTCGCCTGGTCGGCTGTCGCCTCTCCTTTGGAGACCGCATCGCCTCCATACCCTTCGAAGACCTCGACTTTTTGGCCTCTGCTGGCCTGGCCCGACAGCTTCAGCGTGGTACTGACGGTAAGTCCATCCTCTGGAACCTCTTGGTTTTTGGCGTTCTTTACGCTGCCGAGGGTCGGATTGACCAGTTCCACGACCGTAAACTTGCGTACGTTCGAATACACCGTGCCGCTGTGATAAAGCGATTTGACGTAGAGGCGACGAGCGCCCGTCACGACGGTTATATCGAGGTTCCAGGCACCGCTTGCCGCATCGGCTGTCACTTGGCCCATGGAAACCGCACCGGCGCCACTGCCGTCGAAGATCTCGACTTTCTGGCCCTTGCTCGCCAGCCCCGACAGTTTCAACGTGGTGCTGACCGTGACACCCCCTTCCTGAATGTCTTGACGGTTGGCGTCTTTAACGACGTCGAGGGTCGGAGTCACCAGTGCCAGTTTGACCGTATAGGTACGCAGCGGAAACGTCGTCGCGTCGGCTTCATTCAGGCTTTTGCCGAAGGCCGCCTTGAATTCCACGTCAAGCCGTTTGTTATAACCCAGCGCCTGCCAGTAGTCATACGGCACGCTGGATCGCAGGAAGCCGTTGTCGTATTCGGCCGGCGTAACCCGTGATGGCGCCTGCCAGATGATCCGATCATGCGCCGAGCCATCGGCCTTGAATCCTTTCAGACGCAGCCACACGTACTGGTCCTGCGCAATGTGTGGCCAGGCATCGACGCGAACATAGG contains:
- a CDS encoding molecular chaperone, with amino-acid sequence MSWIILFFAGLAEVGWAVGLKYTDGFSRPLPTALTIAAMVISLGLLGLAMKELPLGTAYAIWTGVGAVGTVIAGIILFGESMALVRLASVALIVAGLIGLKVSA
- a CDS encoding glycerol acyltransferase; this translates as MSHPSQFTLLRTRRFLPFFITQSLGAFNDNVFKQSLILAILYRLTIEGDRSIWVNLCALLFILPFFLFSALAGQFGEKFAKDALIRLIKLGEIVIMAVGAVGFLFDHLSLMLVALFAMGTHSALFGPVKYSILPQALREDELVGGNGLVEMGTFLAILAGTIGAGIMMSSAHYAPVVSSAIVGIAVLGYLASRSIPRAAAASPQMRLNWNIFSQSWATLKLGLGQTPAVSRSIVGNSWFWFVGAIYLTQIPAYAKEWMHGDETVVTLILTVFSVGIALGSMLCERLSGRKVEIGLVPFGSFGLTVFGLLLWWHSGGIPDSVQGHGWLEVLGFGHAWLVLIDILGLGVFGGFYIVPLYALIQSRTAENERARVIAANNILNALFMVVSAIVSIVLLSVAKLSIPQLFLVVSLLNVGVNAYIFKIVPEFSMRFMIWLLSHSMYRVEHRNLDAIPDEGAALLVCNHVSFVDALLIGGAVRRPIRFVMYYKIYNLPVLNFIFRTAGTIPIAGRQEDIHIYEKAFKRIAQYLAEGELVCIFPEGKLTADGEINEFKSGLTRILQETPVPVIPLALQGLWGSFFSRDPAKGLFRRLWSRVTLVAGPAVAVELAEPAKLQALVGELRGSVR
- a CDS encoding sodium transporter; translation: MRALAALSRFVGNTFAYWVLIFAVVAFLLPAWFIDLKGAIVPLLGLVMFGMGLTLKLEDFAEVARHPWRVALGVVAHFVIMPGVAWLLCQVFHLPPEIAVGVILVGCCPSGTSSNVMTWLARGDLALSVAIAAVTTLLAPLLTPALIWLLASAWLPVSFMELFWSILQVVLLPIVLGVVAQRLLGDKVRHAVEVLPLVSVVSIVIIVTAVVAASQAKIAESGLLIMAVVMLHNSFGFLLGYFTGHLFKLPLAQRKSLALEVGMQNSGLGAALASAHFSPLAAVPSALFSVWHNISGALLSTYFRRMSEKQDREALAAKQAVD
- a CDS encoding recombinase RdgC — protein: MWFKNLLIYRLTQDLPVDAEALETALASKLARPCASQELTTYGFVAPFGKGEDARLVHVSQDFLLIAARKEERILPGSVVRDALKEKVEEIEAEQMRKVYKKERDQLKDEIIQAFLPRAFIRRSSTFAAIAPKQGLILVNSASPKRAEDLLSTLREVIGTLPVRPLTVKMAPTAIMTDWVKTQKAADDFFVLDECELRDTHEDGGIVRCKRQDLTSDEIQLHLNTGKVVTQLSLAWQDKLSFVLDDKMVVKRLKFEDLLQDQAEQDGGDEALGQLDASFTLMMLTFGEFLPALVEALGGEEIPQGI
- a CDS encoding C4-dicarboxylate ABC transporter yields the protein MPCCAAKTRLRPLSHLPRPLEAIRQFTPNWFAVTMGTGVLALALAQWPGSVPALRVVGEGLWVFNTLLFILFAGLYAARWWLFFDEARRIFGHSTVSMFFGTIPMGLATLINGLLVFGLPRWGDAVVPLAQALWWVDVAMSLACGVLIPFLMFTRQEHRIDQMTAVWLLPVVAAEVAAASGGLLAPHLADAHAQLIMLITSYVLWAFSLPVAFSILTILLLRMALHKLPHENMAASSWLALGPIGTGALGMLLLGGEAPLIFAANGLPGVGEIAAGLGLVAGITLWGLGFWWMLMALLITARYLREGIPFNLGWWGFTFPLGVYALTTLKLADLLGLGFFDVFGSVLVVLLALMWLIVGRRTVMGAWHGELFVSPCIAGLAK